The following proteins are co-located in the Poseidonibacter antarcticus genome:
- a CDS encoding glycosyltransferase, whose amino-acid sequence MKELGIDKEVYSFENGDWVNKPLVSIVVPTHNRSQMMQRAIKSLLEQTYQNIEILVCDDGSSDDTQAVLKIYEDKRIIILKNETPKGACSARNIGIFKANGEFITFLDDDDEFLPTRIEEMVNAWDDRWAYIATGLKVIKSKNKSSLMIPNKIISLNSMLFKMATGISNFTKTKRIVELGGFDESLFSSQDTDIWIRLNIKYRDGYAIQKPLYIVHTEHDKPRITTSSKKIKGHFDFYKKHKSIMNKEQRKAKLFELLRYKNKKISILKALNLGNSKSNLDILKYIVKSRIK is encoded by the coding sequence ATGAAAGAGTTGGGAATAGATAAAGAAGTATATAGTTTTGAGAATGGGGATTGGGTAAATAAGCCCTTAGTTTCTATAGTAGTACCAACACATAATAGATCACAAATGATGCAAAGAGCTATAAAATCTCTTTTGGAACAAACATACCAAAACATAGAAATACTTGTTTGTGATGATGGTTCATCTGATGATACTCAAGCAGTATTAAAAATATATGAAGATAAAAGAATAATAATATTAAAAAATGAAACTCCAAAAGGTGCTTGTAGTGCAAGAAATATAGGAATTTTTAAAGCAAACGGTGAGTTCATAACTTTTTTAGATGATGATGATGAATTTTTGCCGACAAGAATAGAAGAGATGGTAAATGCTTGGGATGATAGATGGGCATATATTGCGACAGGACTTAAAGTAATAAAAAGTAAGAATAAAAGTTCTTTAATGATTCCTAATAAAATAATTTCTCTCAATTCTATGCTATTTAAAATGGCTACAGGTATTTCAAATTTTACAAAGACAAAGAGAATAGTAGAGTTAGGTGGATTTGATGAATCTCTATTCAGTTCACAAGATACTGATATATGGATTCGTTTAAATATAAAATATAGAGATGGATATGCAATACAAAAACCTCTTTATATTGTTCATACAGAACATGACAAGCCAAGAATTACAACTTCTTCTAAAAAAATAAAAGGTCATTTCGATTTTTATAAAAAGCATAAAAGTATTATGAATAAAGAGCAAAGAAAAGCAAAATTATTTGAACTTCTAAGGTATAAAAATAAAAAGATTAGTATCTTAAAAGCTTTAAATTTAGGCAATAGTAAATCTAACTTGGATATTTTGAAGTATATTGTAAAAAGTAGAATTAAGTAA
- a CDS encoding O-antigen ligase family protein, whose product MVFFLALHSLLLGDVTKAVSSLDMLIRFSAIIIFYLYFKTLIKNQAEDLLFTIAKISFYFLIFNTFLGVIGLGYPMYGIGESGIGTKGLIFAGNEIGAALIVSGAIVSMKYLEDNNIKYFFVSGILLLISSIFLASKVSLLGSIILFFFFPLLKAFKNMSNFKLPKSDFINANIILVTVPILAIVGIYYTLYEINLIDRLSYFYEKLDLITLIFSSRNIWAEEAYNAFINHYSFIEYLFGSGRGYFEFISDDRLVEIDPIDFLMNYGIIGLLITFGIIFFILFETIIKRKLNKYSIYVIFTIFLLLGISSTAGHVFNSGTAGFLIAILLALGSYRNKQKLVK is encoded by the coding sequence ATGGTATTTTTTCTTGCCTTGCATTCATTGCTTTTAGGTGATGTTACAAAAGCTGTATCTAGCCTAGATATGTTAATCCGATTTAGTGCAATAATAATCTTTTACCTATACTTTAAAACACTGATTAAAAATCAAGCAGAAGATTTACTTTTCACAATTGCTAAAATATCTTTTTATTTTCTTATCTTTAATACTTTTCTAGGTGTGATTGGCTTAGGTTACCCAATGTATGGAATAGGAGAATCAGGTATCGGGACTAAAGGTCTAATATTCGCTGGAAATGAAATAGGTGCAGCTTTAATAGTAAGTGGAGCTATTGTATCAATGAAATATTTAGAAGATAATAATATTAAGTATTTCTTTGTAAGTGGCATATTATTACTTATTTCAAGTATATTTCTTGCTTCTAAAGTATCTTTACTCGGAAGTATTATTCTTTTCTTTTTCTTTCCACTTTTAAAAGCTTTTAAAAATATGAGTAATTTCAAGCTACCTAAAAGTGATTTTATTAATGCTAATATTATTTTAGTTACGGTGCCTATTTTGGCTATAGTTGGAATATACTACACGTTATATGAAATAAACTTAATAGATAGATTAAGTTATTTTTATGAAAAATTAGATTTAATAACATTGATTTTTAGCAGTCGCAATATTTGGGCGGAAGAAGCTTATAATGCATTTATTAATCATTATTCATTTATTGAGTATTTGTTTGGAAGCGGAAGAGGCTATTTTGAGTTTATATCTGATGATAGACTGGTTGAAATTGATCCAATAGACTTTTTAATGAATTATGGAATAATTGGTTTGCTTATAACTTTTGGAATAATATTCTTTATACTGTTTGAAACAATAATTAAAAGAAAACTAAACAAGTATAGTATTTATGTGATTTTTACAATATTTCTCTTACTTGGAATAAGCTCGACTGCAGGGCATGTCTTTAATTCAGGAACAGCAGGATTTTTAATAGCTATACTTTTAGCATTAGGTAGTTATAGAAATAAACAAAAGTTAGTTAAATGA
- a CDS encoding glycosyltransferase family 4 protein — MKILLISNMYPSKETPFFGTFVKNFKEQLEGENIISELAVISGKGTSKLDKIKKYFQFLKDVIIAIKKNNYDLIYIHYISHSLLPLLFVKSFIKKPLILNAHGSDVLVHNKVGFYIQKLVTSIIKKGNMIVVPSDYFKDVVSDKFQIKKENIFVSPSGGIDTKLFQPQEIKKEIFTIGYVSRIDKAKGWDTLLDAVSLLNTKGFTFKVLMLGGGAEEKLLLKKIEDLKLKNIVKFLGPKSHNELVRYFNQMSIFAFTTRLAESLGLVGLEAMACGVPVVGSNIGGLPSYIIDGVNGKLFEAGNAEELVESLEYFMNLDSENFQEYKANTFNTAQRYDSKIVARDLANKLKEICEQ, encoded by the coding sequence ATGAAAATCCTACTAATTTCAAATATGTACCCATCAAAAGAAACTCCATTTTTCGGTACATTTGTAAAAAACTTCAAAGAGCAATTAGAAGGTGAAAATATAATTTCTGAACTAGCCGTTATAAGTGGCAAAGGAACTTCTAAACTAGATAAAATCAAGAAGTATTTCCAGTTTTTAAAAGATGTGATAATTGCTATAAAAAAAAATAATTATGATTTGATATATATACATTATATAAGTCACTCATTATTGCCTTTATTGTTTGTAAAATCATTTATCAAAAAGCCATTGATACTAAATGCTCATGGAAGTGATGTGCTCGTTCATAATAAAGTGGGATTTTATATACAAAAGTTAGTGACATCTATCATCAAAAAAGGGAATATGATAGTGGTGCCATCTGATTACTTTAAAGATGTAGTTTCTGATAAATTTCAGATAAAAAAAGAAAATATCTTTGTTTCACCATCAGGTGGAATAGATACAAAATTATTTCAACCTCAAGAGATAAAAAAAGAGATATTTACTATAGGATATGTCTCAAGAATAGACAAAGCTAAAGGCTGGGATACTTTACTTGATGCTGTTAGTTTATTAAATACTAAAGGTTTTACATTTAAAGTTTTGATGCTTGGTGGCGGAGCAGAAGAAAAACTACTTTTGAAAAAGATTGAAGATTTAAAACTTAAAAATATCGTAAAGTTTCTTGGACCAAAATCTCACAACGAGCTTGTACGTTACTTTAATCAAATGAGTATTTTTGCCTTTACTACTAGGTTGGCTGAGAGTTTAGGACTTGTAGGGCTTGAAGCTATGGCTTGTGGGGTGCCTGTTGTTGGCTCAAATATTGGTGGACTTCCTAGTTATATAATCGATGGAGTGAATGGCAAACTTTTTGAAGCTGGAAATGCTGAAGAATTGGTAGAGAGTTTGGAATATTTTATGAACTTGGATAGTGAAAATTTTCAAGAATATAAGGCTAATACTTTTAATACAGCTCAAAGATATGATTCTAAAATTGTGGCAAGAGATCTAGCTAATAAATTGAAGGAAATTTGTGAACAATAA
- a CDS encoding WecB/TagA/CpsF family glycosyltransferase → MNNNIINKYKINAFKSKEDFLNQIKNEKKILIAMNAEKILIEDERLRELINNNIGYPDGVGAVMALKSKGLDAVKIPGSEFWLEIVNKFQNEKTFYFIGSTNEVITKTVKKLKKEYPSINILGYRDGFLDENDRLVLKDTLLELKPDIVFVAQGSPRQEFLMDELIKIHPALYMGLGGSFDIYGGNKKRAPKIFLDFHLEWLYRLVMEPTRVGRQLNLVKFLFLLKIKKL, encoded by the coding sequence GTGAACAATAACATAATAAACAAATATAAAATCAATGCTTTTAAAAGCAAAGAAGATTTTTTAAATCAAATTAAAAATGAAAAGAAAATTCTTATAGCTATGAATGCAGAGAAGATTTTAATAGAAGATGAAAGATTAAGAGAACTTATTAACAACAATATTGGCTATCCTGATGGTGTAGGTGCAGTTATGGCTTTAAAATCAAAAGGACTAGATGCAGTTAAGATTCCAGGAAGTGAGTTTTGGCTTGAGATTGTCAATAAATTCCAAAATGAAAAAACATTTTATTTTATAGGTTCTACAAATGAAGTCATTACAAAAACGGTTAAAAAGTTAAAAAAAGAGTATCCGAGTATAAATATTTTAGGATATAGAGATGGTTTTTTAGATGAAAATGATAGATTGGTATTGAAAGACACTTTACTTGAATTAAAACCAGATATTGTTTTTGTAGCACAAGGAAGTCCAAGACAAGAATTTTTGATGGATGAGTTAATTAAAATACATCCAGCACTTTATATGGGACTTGGAGGAAGTTTTGATATATATGGGGGTAATAAGAAAAGAGCACCAAAAATATTTTTGGATTTTCACTTAGAGTGGCTTTATCGATTGGTAATGGAGCCTACTAGAGTTGGAAGACAATTGAACTTAGTAAAATTTTTATTTTTGTTAAAAATAAAAAAATTATAG
- a CDS encoding zeta toxin family protein, whose translation MNQDKEEIEKIAIQYLKDTKETFFDTYLKNCIPLENKIAIFTAGSSGSGKTEFAEFIIEQEENLIHLDIDSIREYFTSIGYNGSNSELFQKPSSWGVHFLFDEAVKKKGLSIIMDSNFSSYELANRNIKSLIKRGYNIEIYYIYDDLKKCFLYTKKRETITKRKVPEDVFFNSVVKSRQTVINIKKEYQDDITLNLIDKTTNSEYSDISIELFEKTIPIFKGEF comes from the coding sequence TGAACCAAGATAAAGAAGAAATAGAAAAAATAGCTATTCAATATTTAAAAGATACAAAAGAAACTTTTTTTGATACATATTTAAAAAATTGCATCCCATTAGAAAATAAAATAGCAATATTTACAGCTGGTTCTAGTGGTTCAGGTAAAACTGAATTTGCAGAGTTTATTATAGAGCAAGAAGAAAACTTAATACATTTAGATATTGATTCAATTAGAGAATATTTTACCTCAATTGGTTATAACGGTTCTAATAGTGAACTATTTCAAAAACCATCTAGTTGGGGAGTTCATTTTCTATTTGATGAAGCTGTAAAGAAAAAAGGCTTATCAATTATTATGGATTCTAATTTTTCTAGTTATGAGTTAGCAAATAGAAATATTAAAAGTTTAATAAAAAGAGGATATAATATAGAAATATATTACATCTATGATGATTTAAAAAAATGTTTTTTATACACAAAAAAAAGAGAAACTATTACAAAAAGAAAAGTTCCAGAAGATGTATTTTTTAATAGTGTAGTAAAATCAAGACAAACAGTTATAAATATAAAAAAAGAATATCAAGATGATATTACTTTAAATTTAATAGATAAAACAACAAATTCAGAATATTCAGATATTTCAATTGAATTATTTGAAAAGACAATACCAATATTTAAAGGAGAATTTTAA